Proteins from one Coregonus clupeaformis isolate EN_2021a chromosome 25, ASM2061545v1, whole genome shotgun sequence genomic window:
- the LOC121538910 gene encoding potassium voltage-gated channel subfamily F member 1-like, protein MWTIPKPRYKNCNSLDTRDEAEIAVNIGGVRLVLDGDVLNRYPESRLAELINCSTLNYDVIYSLCDDYDPGKKEFYFDRDPDAFRCIIDVYYFGEIHIKRGICPICFIKEMEFWKIHQSYLDECCKSYLTEKEEELAEIANKVKLILDDIDGDPSVYRSARCLKFLWKLMEKPESSLPARVIAIASFLFVLVSSVVMCVGTIPEVQVEDEEGDLVEHPMLEAIETVCIGWFTVEYLLRFMSCPNKLHFFLSFMNIIDFMAIMPFYVVLTLTYLGTAMMDLAKVQQAVQALRIMRIARIFKLARHSSGLQTLTYALKRSFKELGLLLMYMGIGIFVFSALGYTIEQSHPETLFSSIPQSFWWAIITMTTVGYGDIYPKTTLGKCNAAISFLCGVIAIALPIHPIINNFVIFYNKQTVLETAAKHKLELMELQSSEDSLMKAKRKCGAAGALESSMRTSRSDNCIPLLEESTRTLKSKNYCSETESF, encoded by the coding sequence ATGTGGACAATACCCAAACCCCGATATAAGAACTGCAACAGCTTGGATACAAGGGATGAAGCCGAGATAGCCGTGAACATTGGCGGGGTGAGGCTAGTTTTAGACGGTGATGTGCTTAACCGCTACCCGGAGAGTCGACTTGCAGAACTGATCAACTGCTCAACTCTGAATTACGACGTTATCTACTCACTTTGTGATGACTACGACCCGGGTAAAAAAGAGTTTTATTTCGACCGGGATCCTGACGCTTTCAGATGTATCATTGACGTGTATTACTTCGGTGAGATTCACATCAAACGAGGTATCTGTCCAATTTGTTTCATTAAAGAGATGGAGTTCTGGAAAATTCACCAAAGCTATTTGGACGAGTGCTGTAAAAGTTACCTGACTGAAAAAGAGGAAGAGCTGGCAGAGATTGCCAACAAAGTGAAGCTTATCTTGGATGATATAGATGGGGACCCTTCTGTCTACCGCTCAGCGCGGTGCCTAAAGTTCCTTTGGAAACTCATGGAGAAACCGGAGTCCTCGTTGCCTGCGCGCGTTATCGCCATTGCATCTTTCCTCTTCGTCCTTGTATCCTCCGTGGTGATGTGCGTGGGGACCATTCCAGAAGTCCAAGTGGAAGATGAAGAGGGGGACCTTGTGGAACACCCGATGCTGGAGGCCATCGAGACAGTCTGCATAGGCTGGTTCACCGTGGAATACCTGCTGCGTTTTATGTCCTGCCCAAACAAACTGCACTTTTTCCTATCCTTTATGAACATAATAGACTTCATGGCTATCATGCCCTTCTACGTGGTGCTGACCCTTACTTACCTGGGTACGGCCATGATGGATCTGGCCAAGGTCCAGCAAGCGGTCCAGGCGCTTCGCATCATGCGTATCGCCCGCATCTTCAAACTCGCGCGCCACTCCTCCGGGCTACAGACTCTCACCTATGCGCTGAAGAGGAGTTTCAAAGAGCTGGGGTTGCTACTTATGTACATGGGCATAGGGATATTCGTGTTCTCAGCACTGGGCTACACCATAGAGCAAAGCCACCCGGAGACCCTCTTCAGTAGCATCCCACAGTCCTTCTGGTGGGCTATTATCACCATGACCACCGTGGGCTATGGAGACATTTACCCCAAAACCACTCTAGGCAAGTGCAACGCAGCCATCAGCTTCCTGTGTGGGGTGATAGCCATCGCGTTGCCCATTCACCCCATTATCAACAACTTCGTCATTTTTTACAACAAGCAGACAGTGCTCGAGACCGCGGCCAAGCACAAGCTGGAGCTCATGGAGTTGCAGTCTAGCGAGGACTCACTGATGAAGGCAAAGCGCAAGTGTGGCGCAGCGGGTGCGTTGGAGAGCTCTATGCGCACCTCGCGTAGTGATAATTGTATACCACTTCTCGAAGAATCGACCAGGACTTTGAAGTCGAAAAATTATTGCTCGGAAACAGAATCATTTTAA